In Phycisphaerales bacterium, the sequence GGTGATCCGTCCGATTCTCGCGGACGTGAATGACATTCCCGACTCGGCGGTTCCGCTGGCCGTGGTGGCGGCGTTCGCGAGCGGGGTCTCCATCGTTCGCGGCGTGCGGACGCTGCGCGTGAAGGAGAGCGACCGGATCGCGGCCTTGAGCGTGGAACTCGCGAAGATCGGCGTGCGCGTCACGCATCCGGTCTCGGGCGACGACGACGTGATGAGCATCACGCCACCTCCGGGCGGGGTGGATCTCTCGGTGGGGGTGCCGCCTGTCGTCTTTGACACCCATCGTGACCATCGGATGGCGATGGCGTTGTCGCTGGTCGGGCTTCGCAGGCCGAACGTCTCGATCTCGGATCCGGCGTGTGTGGGCAAGACGTATCCAACGTATTGGACCGATTTCGGGCGTCTCTTTGCGTGACGCCTGGTGGACCGCCCGTCGGCCGTGCGGGCTACCGTCTGCTCCATATGCGACACGTCACGCTGATCACGACCGGCGGCACGATCGAAAAGACCTTTGACGAAACGTCGGGCACGATGGAGAACCGCGGGTCGATCGTTCGGCGTATGACCAACCGGTTACGCCTTGAGGGGACCCAGGTCCACGTCGTGGAACTGATGAGCAAGGACAGCCTGCTCATGACCGATGAGGATCGCTCGCGGATCATCGAGGCGGTGCGGGCGGCTGGGGCCGAGTCGCCGGGATCTGGAACGCCCGCCGGGGTGTGCGCGGGTGTGATCGTGCTGCACGGTACGGACACCTTGAGCGTGACGGGGGAGCGGCTGCATGCGTCGTTGTCATCGCTCAAGGTGCCGGTGATTCTGACGGGTGCGATGAGGCCGTATGAGATGAAGCGGTCGGACGCGCTGCAGAACCTGACGGAGTCGATCTTCGCGACGGGGGTCATGGCGCCCGGGGTGTACTGCGTGGCCCACGGGCGGGCACTGCGGTTCCCGGGCGTGGTGAAGGATCGGGCGTCGCTCACGTTCGTGAAGCCGGGCGAGGCGGGTGATGCCGGGCGTTAGTCCGCCCGATAATGCCCGATCGTGATGGGCGAGGTCTCTCCCAGTCGGCACAACGCGCCCAGGGTCGCCACAGGGCATGCCCTGGGACCTCCCGGGCACAAAGGTCGTGTCCAGCCCAACCGATCGAGTTGAACAGGAGTCTCCGCGCCGGGTCGCGGCGGACGCCGATGGGTTCACTCGAGCGGAAGAGGTGGGACGTTGGACATCGCCAGCCTGATTGGAGTTCTCATCGGCGTCTCGGCGCTGGGCTTTGTGTTCTATGAGGTGTCGCACGGGCACTTCGAGATGTTCTTCTCGCTCGAAGGCGTGCTGATGGTGGGTTGCGGCTCGGTGTCGGTCGTGTTCATGGCCATGCCGCTCGACCGGATCCTGTCGCTTCCCGGATACATGAAGCGATTCATGTTCCACAAGGGTTTGTCTCCGGCAGCGGTTCTTCAACTGGTGAACACGCTGAGCGAGAAGGCGCGGCGTGATGGGATCCTGGCGCTCGAGAGCGAGATGGCGAACATCAAGGATCCGTTCCTTTCCGCGGGGCTGAAGATGGCGATCGACGGGATCGAGCCGGGAGTGATCGAGTCGACGTGCCGCATGCAGCTGGTCGCGATGCAGGAGCGTCACAAGGCGGGGA encodes:
- a CDS encoding asparaginase — protein: MRHVTLITTGGTIEKTFDETSGTMENRGSIVRRMTNRLRLEGTQVHVVELMSKDSLLMTDEDRSRIIEAVRAAGAESPGSGTPAGVCAGVIVLHGTDTLSVTGERLHASLSSLKVPVILTGAMRPYEMKRSDALQNLTESIFATGVMAPGVYCVAHGRALRFPGVVKDRASLTFVKPGEAGDAGR
- a CDS encoding MotA/TolQ/ExbB proton channel family protein gives rise to the protein MDIASLIGVLIGVSALGFVFYEVSHGHFEMFFSLEGVLMVGCGSVSVVFMAMPLDRILSLPGYMKRFMFHKGLSPAAVLQLVNTLSEKARRDGILALESEMANIKDPFLSAGLKMAIDGIEPGVIESTCRMQLVAMQERHKAGKKFFDLIKVYGPGYGLVGTLVGQVGLFGNLASADIGQLGKALAIAVVATMYGAVIANAVAGPIGDKLGMRSSEEMLGREMMLQAILSIQAGDNPRVTEDKIMAFIPTAQRLKMKAA